A genome region from Cerasicoccus sp. TK19100 includes the following:
- a CDS encoding 5-(carboxyamino)imidazole ribonucleotide synthase, whose protein sequence is MSDTYQPGATIGMLGGGQLGRMSILAGRAMGYRFRVFEPSKGGAAAMVADAEVNAGYDDPAALKAFAESCDVVTLEFENVAREAVDTVSNAGPPVRPGANVLHICQNRRREKEFLKSNGIPCADFRVVASTDELAQAVKELGTPCVLKTADFGYDGKGQVKITEADADFAAIWAGLDMPLGVVEAWVPFQAECSVIVARGPDGQASTFPIAENIHRNHILHQSIVPARLPQSVLDDAAALALRVAEAIDAVGLLAVELFVRESGEVLVNEMAPRPHNSGHYSIDACQTSQFEQHIRAVCGLPLGNPKLLRPAVMVNLLGDVWQNGEPDWAALLADPDVKLHLYDKGEPRPGRKMGHFTVLKDTIEEAVAAADALFAKLV, encoded by the coding sequence ATGAGCGACACTTATCAGCCGGGCGCAACGATTGGCATGTTGGGCGGCGGACAACTGGGGCGCATGAGCATCCTGGCCGGCCGCGCGATGGGCTATCGGTTCCGCGTGTTCGAGCCCAGCAAGGGCGGCGCGGCGGCCATGGTGGCCGATGCAGAGGTCAACGCCGGCTACGACGACCCGGCCGCGCTCAAGGCCTTTGCCGAAAGCTGCGATGTCGTCACCCTGGAGTTTGAAAATGTCGCCCGTGAGGCGGTAGACACCGTCTCCAACGCCGGCCCACCCGTCCGCCCCGGCGCAAACGTGCTGCACATTTGCCAGAACCGCCGCCGGGAAAAGGAATTTCTCAAGAGCAACGGCATCCCCTGCGCGGACTTCCGCGTGGTGGCGAGCACCGACGAGCTGGCCCAAGCGGTCAAGGAGCTCGGGACCCCCTGCGTGCTTAAGACGGCCGACTTCGGCTACGACGGCAAGGGCCAGGTAAAAATCACCGAGGCCGACGCCGACTTCGCGGCGATCTGGGCGGGGCTCGACATGCCGCTGGGCGTGGTCGAGGCTTGGGTGCCCTTTCAGGCCGAGTGCTCAGTGATTGTCGCCCGCGGGCCCGACGGCCAGGCGAGCACCTTTCCCATCGCGGAGAACATCCACCGCAACCACATTTTGCACCAGAGCATTGTCCCGGCGCGCCTGCCGCAAAGCGTGCTCGATGACGCCGCCGCGCTTGCGCTCCGCGTGGCCGAGGCCATTGACGCCGTCGGCCTGTTGGCGGTGGAGCTCTTTGTCCGCGAAAGCGGCGAAGTGCTGGTCAACGAAATGGCACCCCGCCCCCACAACAGCGGCCATTACTCCATCGACGCCTGCCAGACCAGCCAGTTCGAGCAGCACATCCGCGCCGTCTGCGGCCTGCCGCTGGGCAACCCCAAGCTCCTGCGACCGGCAGTCATGGTCAACCTACTCGGCGATGTCTGGCAAAACGGCGAGCCCGACTGGGCAGCGCTGCTCGCGGACCCCGATGTAAAGCTCCACCTCTACGACAAAGGCGAACCCCGCCCCGGCCGCAAGATGGGCCACTTCACAGTGTTAAAAGACACCATTGAGGAAGCTGTCGCGGCGGCGGATGCGTTGTTTGCGAAGCTGGTTTAG
- a CDS encoding c-type cytochrome has translation MKSGVVTFYIIAALLMSGCGERSSGDVPSKPAPPPKPIALDNSVKTGEELYALHCLSCHGEQGQGVAEVFPPLAGSPRLLSAKNFAHGLIHGFPRPSDPNGSPWMGEMPKFSHLSDEDLAKLSTYARQTWGNATDVVTVEIVAEQRAQP, from the coding sequence ATGAAATCAGGCGTGGTCACATTTTACATTATTGCCGCCTTGCTCATGTCTGGCTGCGGTGAGCGGTCGTCGGGGGATGTGCCGTCGAAGCCTGCGCCGCCGCCGAAGCCGATTGCGCTCGATAACAGCGTGAAGACCGGTGAGGAGCTTTATGCGCTGCATTGCCTGTCCTGTCATGGGGAGCAGGGGCAGGGTGTCGCGGAGGTGTTTCCGCCGCTGGCGGGCAGTCCGCGCCTGCTGTCGGCGAAGAATTTCGCACATGGCCTGATTCACGGCTTTCCGCGGCCCAGTGATCCCAACGGTTCCCCCTGGATGGGCGAGATGCCGAAGTTTTCCCACCTGAGCGACGAGGACCTCGCCAAGCTGTCTACCTACGCCCGGCAAACCTGGGGCAACGCCACGGATGTGGTCACGGTAGAGATCGTTGCCGAGCAGCGTGCGCAGCCTTGA
- a CDS encoding chondroitinase-B domain-containing protein, with product MNASTLLHGRCHARYPLFQRSSSPGFSLLARSLLISALLACPFLSRAATYSVSSYEDVEDYLTGDGVPQAVAGDILEWVDGTYHNQTVVLAGVDEITLKAETPGGVIFTGESYIWLGSDDSTVSGFEIQVPDYYEAQDPLSEADRSTVLAFRSSSSDHAYGSRISNCRIVDNYDKTNSVPEGEDSYMNAQVWVMFFGIGNQLEHCSFEGKATWKPLVVVRFDNAGDGGHIIKNNYFADRPLAHSHDSNGWEIIRIGDSNSVCEDSEIVVMDNLFERCDGEVETISNKTNANFFISNTFRDTEGQISIRQGLNCLIEGNYFIGTENSRESGVRLTGEGHVVVNNYFEGIHGSGGRATISLVMGYSAWVDGCSGVSDYRPVDNVLLAHNTMVNCKRPFEFGAYSKSYNHEPPSNVKVYNNAVYSDSTQAILTYSDAGSGVSYSGNVFFHDDGAGMLFSGVSPSYTSTEIDFDDPDFVYDSGYGIYRPDSASPVNGAAQAVVAEAGADILGNLRPASGRDAGAEEKWGATQTSANYHPLVASDVGCTWGPNAGPGPSSPQTVVLNPVHDAFVRDGVHADTNFGGGYYMGNLYVELSGVDHSKRAYLMYDLSSITGTVTSATFRIKIESLDPGVKNSLRPVSDDTWDEYGLTWNNKPGYGSSMGTITLTTAGAWAEWDVSTYIDTEASGDGLASFCVLPHSLSLYEDAYYYSAEAASGNRPELVVTFE from the coding sequence ATGAATGCATCTACTCTGCTGCATGGGCGATGCCATGCGCGATACCCGCTGTTCCAGCGTTCTTCTTCCCCCGGATTCTCACTGCTTGCGCGCAGTTTGCTAATCAGTGCTTTGCTGGCGTGTCCGTTCTTGTCTAGAGCGGCGACTTATTCGGTTAGCTCGTATGAGGATGTGGAGGATTACTTGACGGGCGATGGTGTGCCGCAGGCCGTCGCGGGCGACATCTTGGAGTGGGTGGATGGCACCTACCACAATCAGACGGTGGTCCTGGCTGGCGTCGACGAAATTACGCTGAAGGCAGAAACGCCGGGCGGGGTCATTTTCACGGGCGAGAGCTACATCTGGCTTGGTAGTGATGACAGCACGGTTAGCGGCTTCGAAATACAAGTGCCGGACTACTACGAGGCGCAAGATCCGCTGAGCGAGGCCGATCGGTCGACGGTTTTGGCGTTTCGGTCGAGCAGCAGTGATCACGCCTACGGCTCACGCATCAGCAACTGCCGGATCGTCGATAACTACGACAAGACGAACAGCGTTCCCGAAGGCGAGGACTCTTACATGAATGCCCAGGTGTGGGTCATGTTTTTCGGTATTGGCAATCAGCTCGAACATTGTTCCTTCGAAGGCAAGGCGACCTGGAAGCCTTTGGTCGTCGTGCGTTTCGATAATGCGGGAGACGGCGGGCATATCATTAAAAATAACTACTTCGCCGATCGTCCGCTGGCGCACTCGCACGATAGCAACGGCTGGGAGATTATTCGCATCGGCGACAGCAACTCGGTTTGTGAAGACTCTGAAATCGTCGTGATGGACAATCTGTTCGAGCGTTGCGACGGCGAGGTCGAGACCATCTCCAATAAGACCAATGCTAACTTCTTCATCTCGAATACCTTTCGCGACACGGAAGGCCAGATCAGCATTCGGCAGGGTCTGAATTGTCTGATTGAGGGCAATTACTTCATCGGCACCGAGAACTCCCGGGAAAGCGGCGTGCGGCTGACGGGCGAGGGCCACGTGGTCGTTAACAACTACTTCGAGGGCATTCACGGCTCGGGTGGCCGGGCAACAATCTCGCTGGTCATGGGCTATAGCGCCTGGGTTGATGGCTGCTCCGGTGTGTCGGACTACCGGCCGGTGGACAACGTCCTGCTCGCGCACAACACGATGGTCAATTGCAAGCGCCCCTTTGAGTTCGGGGCCTACAGCAAATCGTATAACCATGAGCCGCCGAGCAACGTGAAGGTTTACAACAACGCGGTTTATAGTGACAGCACGCAGGCCATTCTCACTTACTCCGATGCTGGCTCAGGCGTCAGCTATTCGGGCAATGTGTTTTTCCACGATGATGGCGCGGGTATGCTGTTCAGCGGAGTATCGCCTAGCTACACCAGCACGGAGATCGATTTTGACGACCCGGATTTTGTTTACGATTCCGGCTATGGCATTTACCGGCCTGACTCCGCGAGCCCGGTGAACGGGGCCGCGCAGGCGGTCGTCGCTGAAGCCGGGGCAGATATTCTGGGCAATCTGCGCCCCGCCAGCGGGCGTGACGCCGGAGCCGAAGAAAAGTGGGGTGCGACGCAAACTTCGGCCAACTACCACCCGCTGGTGGCCAGTGATGTCGGCTGCACTTGGGGGCCCAATGCCGGCCCCGGTCCGAGCAGTCCGCAAACCGTGGTCTTGAATCCAGTGCATGATGCATTCGTGCGCGACGGCGTGCATGCGGACACCAACTTTGGCGGCGGCTATTACATGGGCAATCTCTACGTGGAGCTGTCGGGCGTCGACCACAGTAAGCGCGCCTACCTGATGTATGACCTCAGCTCAATTACCGGCACGGTGACGAGCGCCACGTTCCGCATCAAGATAGAGAGCCTGGATCCCGGGGTTAAGAATTCCCTCCGCCCGGTCTCGGACGACACTTGGGACGAATACGGGCTCACTTGGAACAATAAGCCTGGCTACGGCAGCTCAATGGGCACGATCACGCTTACTACCGCCGGCGCATGGGCCGAGTGGGACGTATCCACCTACATCGATACCGAAGCCAGTGGTGATGGCTTGGCGTCATTTTGCGTGCTCCCGCATTCGTTGTCACTTTACGAAGACGCGTATTACTACTCTGCCGAGGCCGCCAGTGGCAATCGCCCCGAGCTGGTCGTTACCTTCGAGTAG